One window of Populus nigra chromosome 5, ddPopNigr1.1, whole genome shotgun sequence genomic DNA carries:
- the LOC133693737 gene encoding uncharacterized protein LOC133693737 yields MAMKSYQINAELLLKEYLLADPLIPYTSITGGIFACKMVYDLTSLFSAVYFKSYSNLTNLQRIEWNNRAISTFHAVFITMMSLYFVFCSDLFSDQPHAGLVTFRSSALSTFALGVSAGYFIADLGMIIWFYPSLGGMEYVIHHSLSLIAVAYSMLTGEGQLYTYMVLISETTTPGINLRWYLDTAGMKKSKAYLLNGVVIFFAWFVARILLFIYLFYHVFLHQYQVKQMHSFGRLLAQVVPVVLSVMNLMWFWKIFKGMKKTLAKRH; encoded by the exons ATGGCGATGAAATCATACCAAATTAATGCGGAGCTGCTGCTGAAGGAATATTTACTAGCTGATCCTTTGATTCCGTACACTTCTATCACAGGTGGCATTTTTGCTTGCAAGATg GTCTATGATCTTACCAGCTTGTTCAGTGCTGTTTATTTTAAGAGCTATTCCAACCTCACCAATTTGCAACGTATTGAATGGAACAACCG TGCGATATCCACTTTCCATGCTGTTTTCATTACAATGATGTCATTATACTTTGTATTTTGCTCTGATCTCTTCTCTGACCAACCTCACGCTGGCCTTGTTACATTTCGGAGTTCTGCACTGTCTACATTTGCATTGGGG GTTTCTGCTGGTTATTTCATTGCTGACCTTGGGATGATTATTTGGTTTTATCCTTCTCTGGGTGGGATGGAATAT GTGATTCATCATTCTCTTTCCCTGATTGCTGTGGCATATTCGATGTTGACTGGGGAGGGGCAACTTTACACCTACATGGTTCTTATCTCTGAGACAACTACTCCTGGAATCAATTTGAGATG GTATCTTGACACAGCTGGAATGAAGAAGTCTAAAGCATATCTCTTAAACGGGGTTGTGATATTCTTCGCTTGGTTT GTTGCTAGGATACTCTTGTTTATCTACCTGTTTTACCATGTCTTCCTGCACCAATATCAG GTCAAGCAAATGCACTCCTTTGGACGACTCCTGGCACAGGTAGTGCCAGTAGTGCTATCTGTCATGAATTTGATGTGGTTTTGGAAGATTTtcaaaggaatgaaaaaaacattagcaaagCGGCACTGA
- the LOC133693204 gene encoding myb family transcription factor PHL12-like codes for MKTSRKNGVRQYNKSEHPRLRWTPELHEHFIEAVERLGGKYKATPRRILQMMGVKELKISHIKSHLQMYRSMKGPKNINVLIPMKKHLQAERTQLDDMGISSIFSSQRLLQGEYLMQMECEKSASKNDIFSDESNGLQLTKEDGGDPEQQDSGTSFVGRTSMEENIDRLPAETCELSLSFTPSMSCCTAEERELWPLINDQQREYNSTTSFISRPEFDCGSNHINLNLTIGT; via the exons ATGAAAACATCACGGAAAAATGGAGTAAGGCAATACAACAAATCTGAACATCCACGTCTCCGGTGGACTCCTGAGCTCCATGAACATTTTATTGAAGCTGTTGAACGCCTCGGTGGGAAATACA AAGCAACACCTAGGCGAATTCTGCAGATGATGGGCGTGAAAGAACTGAAGATTTCTCATATCAAAAGCCATCTTCAG ATGTACAGAAGCATGAAGGGTCCCAAAAACATCAATGTCTTAATACCCATGAAGAAGCATCTGCAAGCAGAAAGAACACAACTTGATGACATGGGAATCTCCTCAATTTTCTCCTCTCAGAG GCTACTACAAGGTGAGTACTTGATGCAAATGGAATGTGAGAAGTCTGCTtctaaaaatgatatattttctgATGAAAGCAATGGACTCCAGCTAACAAAAGAAGACGGTGGTGACCCGGAGCAACAG GATTCAGGCACAAGCTTTGTTGGTAGAACGTCTATGGAAGAAAATATTGACAGGCTACCAGCTGAAACCTGTGAGCTCTCACTTTCTTTCACCCCATCAATGTCGTGCTGTACTGCTGAAGAAAGAGAGTTATGGCCATTAATTAACGATCAGCAACGTGAGTATAATTCAACAACTAGTTTCATAAGCAGACCAGAGTTCGACTGTGGGAGTAATCACATAAACTTAAACCTAACCATCGGCACATGA
- the LOC133695355 gene encoding phytoene synthase 2, chloroplastic-like produces the protein MAGVLLWVICPTENASFATSSLLSLVPKSGSQVRRYSKVCSRLKFSTGVFAAASLSSAVANPPRSSEEKVYEVVLKQAALVREQKKERILDVVAGNDQAESMTRGDLLNGAYNRCGDVCAEYAKTFYLGTLLMTPERRRAVWAIYVWCRRTDELVDGPNASHITPKALDRWEQRLNDLFEGRPYDMYDAALSITVSKYPVDIQPFKDMIKGMRMDLKKSRYKDFDELYLYCYYVAGTVGLMSVPVMGIAPESKASTESVYNAALALGIANQLTNILRDVGEDARRGRIYLPQDELAQAGLSDEDIFKGKVTDKWRSFMKGQIKRARMFFDEAEKGVAELNAASRWPVWASLLLYKQILDAIEVNDYDNFTKRAYVGKAKKLASLPIAYGRALMLGSSKFAEPARS, from the exons ATGGCTGGTGTTCTGCTTTGGGTGATTTGTCCAACAGAGAATGCTAGTTTTGCTACATCAAGCCTGTTAAGTTTAGTCCCCAAAAGTGGCTCCCAAGTAAGAAGGTACTCTAAAGTGTGTTCAAGACTCAAATTCTCTACAGGGGTTTTTGCTGCTGCCTCCCTTTCAAGCGCAGTGGCAAACCCACCAAGATCTTCAGAGGAGAAGGTGTATGAGGTGGTTCTAAAGCAAGCTGCTTTGGTGAGGGAgcagaaaaaagagagaatcttAGATGTTGTAGCAGGAAATGATCAAGCTGAGAGTATGACTCGTGGGGATCTGCTAAATGGGGCATATAATAGGTGTGGTGATGTCTGTGCTGAGTATGCCAAGACCTTTTACCTGG GGACATTACTTATGACTCCAGAGCGGCGAAGAGCTGTCTGGGCAATTTATG TGTGGTGCAGGAGGACTGATGAGCTTGTGGATGGACCGAATGCTTCACATATCACACCCAAAGCTCTTGACAGATGGGAGCAGAGGTTGAATGACCTTTTTGAAGGTCGCCCATATGATATGTATGATGCAGCTCTATCTATTACTGTCTCAAAGTACCCTGTTGATATACAG CCCTTCAAGGACATGATAAAAGGAATGAGAATGGACTTGAAAAAGTCGAGATATAAGGACTTTGATGAGCTTTACCTGTACTGCTATTACGTTGCTGGGACAGTAGGGCTAATGAGCGTTCCAGTAATGGGAATAGCACCGGAATCAAAGGCTTCAACAGAAAGTGTATACAATGCAGCTTTAGCCCTTGGGATAGCTAATCAACTCACCAACATACTCAGAGATGTTGGAGAAGA TGCCAGGAGGGGAAGAATATATCTCCCACAAGATGAGCTCGCTCAAGCTGGCTTGTCTGATGAAGACATATTTAAAGGGAAAGTGACAGACAAATGGAGGAGTTTCATGAAGGGACAAATAAAGCGTGCAAGAATGTTCTTCGACGAGGCTGAGAAGGGTGTCGCAGAGCTCAATGCTGCTAGCAGATGGCCGGTATGGGCATCTTTGTTGCTATATAAGCAGATATTGGATGCTATTGAAGTAAACGACTACGATAACTTTACAAAGAGAGCTTATGTGGGAAAAGCAAAGAAATTGGCATCGTTGCCTATAGCCTATGGTAGAGCGCTCATGCTTGGTTCTTCTAAATTTGCCGAGCCAGCAAGGAGTTGA